One window from the genome of Pseudomonas frederiksbergensis encodes:
- a CDS encoding ATP-binding protein, whose amino-acid sequence MTLRRRWDINTRTQLVALGPALLLTVLLISFFTFVRIQDLRQELNHTGQLIANQLAPAAEYGVISGNNDVLESLLTATLATPHVRFLEVQDRTERVLVYVEQPSQTRNHSQQVEVFQAPVRLQRITLNNDFLQGNTPSTEAPGEDYLGRVIVGMSNDAFSQRQQEILLKAAVLALFALLFTFLVARRLAASLSQPIRDIGHAVEAIQQGDYSMPLPIVDDGELGALSRHINNLAAGLEQASREQHQAMAQLIKTREEAEKANSAKSEFLAMMSHELRTPMNGVLGMLQLLETTHMTDEQHEYTALASESTEHLLKVINDILDFSRIERSALELEHIPFNLAELVGNCAQSFQHSAAQRKLGLDLLVPADMKPLQVQGDPTRIRQILVNLIGNALKFTDQGRVTVQCQWQALDHELLWFTCTVRDSGIGIPAESLERMFDAFQQADSSISRRYGGTGLGLPIARTLAERMGGTLRAQSQEGQGSVFTLEIPLALSRQAPAPLTPRLPGGTGDGEGRNVLLVEDNPVNQTVIEAMLRSLGFKVSVATDGAQAVRSAESLIFEAILMDCRLPVIDGYEATRQIRQLPGCTEVPIIALTANALQGDREACLAAGMNDYLAKPFKRIDLQQILQRWVG is encoded by the coding sequence ATGACCTTGCGTCGCCGTTGGGATATCAATACCCGCACCCAACTCGTAGCCCTTGGCCCGGCACTCCTGCTGACGGTGCTGTTGATCAGCTTTTTTACCTTCGTGCGAATCCAGGACCTGCGCCAGGAACTCAACCACACCGGGCAACTGATCGCCAATCAGCTGGCTCCGGCTGCGGAGTACGGTGTCATCTCGGGCAACAACGACGTACTGGAGAGCCTGCTGACGGCCACGCTCGCCACCCCTCACGTGCGTTTCCTGGAAGTCCAGGACCGCACTGAGCGGGTCCTGGTGTATGTCGAGCAACCGTCGCAAACCCGCAATCATTCCCAGCAGGTCGAAGTGTTCCAGGCCCCGGTTCGCCTGCAGCGCATTACCCTGAACAATGACTTCCTGCAGGGCAACACCCCGTCCACCGAGGCGCCAGGCGAGGATTACCTGGGCCGCGTCATTGTCGGCATGTCCAACGACGCCTTCAGCCAACGGCAGCAGGAGATCCTGCTCAAGGCCGCGGTCCTGGCCCTGTTTGCGCTGCTGTTCACGTTCCTGGTGGCGCGCCGCCTGGCAGCGAGCCTGTCGCAGCCGATTCGCGACATCGGTCATGCGGTCGAGGCTATCCAACAGGGCGACTACAGCATGCCCTTGCCCATTGTCGACGACGGTGAGTTGGGCGCCCTGTCGCGCCATATCAACAACTTGGCCGCGGGCCTCGAACAAGCAAGCCGCGAACAACACCAGGCCATGGCGCAATTGATCAAGACCCGGGAGGAAGCGGAAAAGGCCAACAGCGCCAAGTCGGAATTCCTGGCGATGATGAGCCACGAACTGCGCACGCCCATGAATGGCGTGCTGGGCATGCTGCAATTGCTGGAAACCACCCACATGACCGATGAGCAGCACGAATACACCGCGCTGGCATCGGAATCCACCGAGCACCTGTTGAAGGTCATCAACGACATTCTCGACTTCTCGCGCATCGAACGCTCTGCACTTGAGCTGGAACATATCCCGTTCAACCTGGCCGAGCTGGTGGGCAATTGCGCCCAGTCGTTCCAGCACAGCGCCGCGCAGCGCAAGCTGGGCCTGGACCTGCTGGTCCCCGCCGACATGAAGCCGCTGCAGGTACAAGGCGACCCGACGCGGATCCGGCAGATCCTCGTCAACCTGATCGGCAATGCGCTGAAATTCACCGACCAGGGTCGCGTTACCGTGCAGTGCCAATGGCAAGCCCTGGATCACGAACTGCTGTGGTTCACCTGCACGGTGCGCGACAGCGGCATCGGCATTCCGGCCGAAAGCCTGGAGCGCATGTTCGATGCCTTCCAGCAAGCCGACAGTTCGATTTCGAGGCGCTACGGCGGCACCGGCCTGGGCTTGCCCATTGCCCGCACCCTGGCCGAACGCATGGGTGGCACGCTCAGAGCGCAGAGCCAGGAGGGCCAGGGCTCCGTGTTTACCCTGGAAATTCCGTTGGCCCTGTCGCGCCAGGCCCCCGCGCCGCTGACCCCACGCCTGCCGGGAGGAACTGGCGATGGAGAAGGCCGTAACGTCTTGTTGGTGGAGGACAATCCGGTGAACCAGACGGTGATCGAAGCGATGCTGCGCAGCCTCGGCTTCAAGGTCAGCGTCGCCACCGATGGCGCCCAGGCCGTACGCAGCGCCGAGAGCCTGATTTTCGAAGCGATCCTGATGGATTGCCGGTTACCGGTGATCGATGGTTACGAAGCCACGCGGCAAATCCGTCAATTGCCCGGCTGCACCGAGGTGCCCATCATTGCCCTGACCGCCAACGCCCTGCAGGGTGACCGCGAAGCCTGCCTGGCAGCAGGCATGAACGATTACCTGGCCAAACCCTTCAAACGAATTGACTTGCAGCAGATTCTGCAGCGCTGGGTGGGGTAA
- a CDS encoding ABC transporter substrate-binding protein — MARGQPCTTPFRGGLWWLPCLVFASLLVTLEARAAEILLTGAQDGAGVQSFTQALQARRPQDRVRFAPLANLPAPDRLPEDVRLILLDPPSLDWRLQTPRGPATLVLRISRQQARERLGDGVPGHLSLLWSDPPMGRQLRLIRQVLPQVRRVGVLYDRHSEFLLKDLQQAALPLGLEIVSERWDDTNDSRPLQNLLGQSDVLLGLDDPDLYNPKTVKNLLLSSYARQRALIGPSAAFVKAGSLASTYSDQEDWLAILDELLDRPASTWPRSLYPPRFKVLSNQQVARSLGIEPIDAESVAAQLAEGEHRP; from the coding sequence ATGGCCCGGGGCCAACCTTGCACGACGCCCTTTCGTGGCGGCCTGTGGTGGTTGCCGTGCCTGGTATTTGCCAGCCTGCTGGTCACGCTCGAGGCCCGCGCCGCTGAGATCCTGTTGACTGGCGCCCAGGACGGCGCCGGCGTGCAGTCATTTACCCAGGCCTTGCAGGCCCGGCGTCCCCAGGATCGCGTGCGATTCGCTCCCTTGGCCAACCTGCCGGCGCCGGATCGGTTGCCTGAGGATGTGCGCCTGATCCTGCTCGACCCACCGAGCCTCGATTGGCGCCTGCAAACGCCTCGCGGACCGGCCACCCTGGTGCTGCGCATCAGTCGCCAGCAGGCCCGGGAACGCCTGGGCGATGGGGTACCCGGCCACCTGAGCCTGCTCTGGAGCGATCCGCCGATGGGCCGGCAATTGCGCCTTATTCGTCAAGTCCTGCCACAAGTGCGACGGGTCGGCGTGCTGTACGACAGGCACAGCGAGTTCCTGCTCAAGGACCTTCAGCAGGCCGCGCTGCCGCTGGGCCTGGAGATCGTCAGCGAACGCTGGGACGACACCAACGACAGCCGCCCGCTGCAGAACCTGCTGGGCCAGAGCGATGTCTTGCTGGGCCTGGACGACCCCGACCTTTATAACCCCAAGACCGTGAAGAACCTGCTGCTCAGCAGCTACGCCCGGCAACGCGCGCTGATAGGGCCGAGCGCCGCCTTCGTCAAGGCCGGCAGCCTGGCCAGTACCTACAGCGACCAGGAAGACTGGCTGGCGATACTCGACGAACTGCTGGACCGCCCCGCTTCCACCTGGCCGCGCAGCCTGTACCCGCCCCGCTTCAAAGTCTTGAGCAATCAACAGGTCGCCCGCTCGCTGGGGATCGAACCGATTGACGCCGAATCCGTCGCTGCGCAGTTGGCAGAAGGAGAACACCGCCCATGA
- a CDS encoding TonB-dependent receptor plug domain-containing protein, with protein MSVGPSRPGSSLLLALIISPPAVADDLFVDNQPLPQVLTATRLKQSPAAVPGSMTVLDSELIKGSGARDISELLRLVPGMMVGNLSGNQATVNYHGTSASEARRMQVLIDGRSVYRAGLATVDWSDIPVAMEDIERIEVFRGPNTVSYGANALMAVVNIITRAPADSHGTRFKMTRGQNGINDWYASQGSGWENGDMRLSLSGQEDDGFDSDRNGADYRDSRRLNRFNLSVSQTLDEYQSIDWQLNAKEGTNQRPYTYRPVFAGITAAGDNSDVTAKDYAGSLRWNLDLSPNHSLYVQGSMQHWDRQQTWRACDAEVSFSPQLTDLWQLNPNYAEKLARNIPSFLGTGAPAGTAEEQALANQVLDQWRNGASRTLCGDIDQSARESRYDLEIQDTLSLSDSLRLVTGANYRYDRADSETYFNGTLDDTTYRLFGQLEWRASEHWLLQGGAMFEDTRLTGSSLTPRMAINYLITPRHGLRAVYSEAVRSPDMFENNVNWSYQVTNLRPTAFGQDSARYFVRTRGPGNLDQEHMRSRELGYNGYFLDWGLAVDVKLFHDEITGMISEPLRNNQYIASNSNESQFSGAETQLDWRVTQADRLRLTYAYVDAQASNPLDEQLTARNSGSAGWLRDWGRGWNSAVFYYAADALNGYRYERVDTRLARRIPLGKASLELAGTLQQRLDDQPTTFADNRYDSRHVVYFSAELSF; from the coding sequence GTGTCCGTTGGCCCCTCCCGTCCAGGTTCATCCCTGTTATTGGCGCTGATCATCAGCCCGCCAGCGGTGGCCGACGACCTGTTTGTGGATAACCAGCCCCTCCCCCAGGTTCTGACCGCCACGCGCCTGAAACAGTCGCCGGCGGCGGTACCGGGCAGCATGACCGTGCTCGACAGCGAATTAATCAAGGGCAGCGGTGCCCGGGACATCAGCGAACTGTTGCGCCTGGTGCCCGGCATGATGGTCGGCAACCTCAGCGGCAACCAGGCCACGGTCAACTACCACGGCACCAGCGCCAGCGAAGCGCGGCGCATGCAAGTGCTGATCGACGGCCGTTCGGTGTACCGCGCCGGCCTGGCGACGGTGGATTGGAGCGATATACCGGTCGCCATGGAAGACATCGAGCGGATCGAGGTCTTTCGCGGGCCCAACACCGTCAGCTACGGCGCCAACGCCCTGATGGCCGTCGTCAATATCATCACCCGCGCTCCCGCCGACAGCCACGGCACCCGCTTCAAGATGACCCGGGGCCAGAACGGCATCAACGACTGGTACGCCAGCCAAGGCAGTGGCTGGGAAAACGGTGACATGCGACTTTCGCTGTCCGGCCAGGAAGACGACGGCTTCGACAGCGATCGCAACGGCGCCGACTACCGCGACAGCCGGCGCCTGAACCGCTTCAACCTGTCAGTCAGCCAAACCCTGGACGAATACCAGAGCATCGATTGGCAATTGAACGCCAAGGAGGGAACCAATCAGCGGCCCTACACCTATCGCCCAGTATTCGCCGGGATTACCGCGGCTGGGGATAACTCCGACGTCACTGCCAAGGACTACGCCGGTTCGCTGCGCTGGAACCTCGACCTGTCCCCCAATCACAGCCTCTACGTACAGGGCTCGATGCAACACTGGGATCGCCAGCAGACCTGGCGCGCCTGCGATGCCGAGGTGTCGTTCAGCCCGCAGTTGACCGACCTATGGCAGCTCAACCCCAACTATGCCGAGAAACTGGCGCGCAACATTCCGAGTTTCCTGGGCACGGGGGCGCCCGCCGGCACCGCCGAGGAACAGGCGCTGGCCAATCAAGTGCTCGATCAATGGCGCAACGGCGCTTCCCGCACGCTGTGCGGCGACATCGACCAGAGCGCCCGGGAGTCGCGCTATGACCTGGAAATCCAGGACACCCTCAGCCTGTCCGACAGCCTGCGGCTGGTTACCGGGGCGAATTATCGCTACGACCGGGCCGACTCGGAGACCTACTTCAACGGCACGCTGGATGACACCACCTACCGATTGTTCGGCCAGCTCGAATGGCGAGCCAGCGAACATTGGTTGCTGCAGGGTGGCGCGATGTTCGAGGACACGCGCCTGACGGGCAGCTCGCTGACCCCAAGGATGGCGATCAACTACCTGATTACCCCGCGACACGGCCTAAGGGCCGTCTACTCCGAGGCGGTGCGCTCGCCGGACATGTTCGAGAACAACGTCAATTGGAGCTATCAGGTCACCAACCTGCGGCCCACCGCCTTCGGCCAGGACAGCGCCCGTTATTTCGTGCGCACGCGCGGCCCGGGGAACCTGGACCAAGAACACATGCGCTCGCGGGAACTGGGCTACAACGGTTACTTCCTGGATTGGGGCCTGGCGGTGGACGTGAAGCTGTTCCATGACGAAATCACCGGCATGATCAGCGAACCGTTGCGCAACAACCAGTACATCGCCAGCAACAGCAACGAATCGCAATTCAGCGGCGCCGAGACCCAACTCGACTGGCGGGTAACCCAAGCCGATCGGCTGCGCCTGACCTACGCCTATGTCGATGCGCAGGCCAGCAATCCCCTCGACGAACAATTGACCGCACGCAACAGCGGTTCGGCCGGCTGGCTGCGCGACTGGGGCCGGGGCTGGAACAGCGCGGTCTTCTATTACGCCGCCGACGCCCTCAATGGCTATCGCTACGAACGGGTCGATACCCGTCTCGCCCGGCGCATCCCCCTGGGCAAGGCCAGCCTGGAACTGGCAGGCACCCTGCAACAGCGCCTCGATGATCAGCCAACCACGTTCGCCGACAACCGCTACGACTCCCGCCATGTCGTGTATTTCAGCGCGGAGTTGTCCTTCTAG